One window from the genome of Nicotiana sylvestris chromosome 9, ASM39365v2, whole genome shotgun sequence encodes:
- the LOC104225928 gene encoding mediator of RNA polymerase II transcription subunit 27 — MQQPTPQPHTAAGPGASGAESSQANGDAPPKQVAMALERLGQASRLIADIRLGADRLLEALFVAAQPQHSSKPLHLILKEEASMRQHLQDLRSVGRQLEDSGVLNDSLRSRSNSWGLHMPLVCPDGAVVAYAWKRQLAGQAGASAVDRTRLALKAFNDQKRRFFPHLDTNAGEEGATKKLCGPPSSDQEETCEPKTVSEVLTHLKMEVPNVTTFSYQRLDWLKRSTSLPSSTSENSIELSKDNTFQSTTTLRQGSSDDVVPDKVAIIELLIPSVFRAIVSVSPAGSLDPDALAFFSPDEGGSYVHARGFSVHHVFRYITEHAAMALQHFTGVDTETALLSLLLWVCSYQTLFSKVCSKCSRLLSMDKESAMLLPPVYRPYRNFCAGKFLSKSVSKDDISVDSTQSFHIDCFSEEA; from the coding sequence ATGCAGCAACCAACACCACAACCCCACACAGCGGCGGGACCAGGAGCTTCAGGGGCAGAGTCCAGCCAGGCGAATGGAGATGCGCCGCCAAAGCAGGTGGCAATGGCACTGGAGCGGCTGGGGCAGGCGAGTAGACTCATAGCTGATATCAGACTTGGCGCAGATCGGCTTCTGGAAGCCCTATTTGTGGCAGCTCAGCCACAACACTCTTCTAAACCTTTGCATCTTATCCTCAAAGAAGAAGCTTCTATGAGACAACACCTACAAGACCTTCGCTCTGTTGGAAGGCAGTTGGAAGATTCTGGTGTCCTCAATGATTCCCTTCGATCACGAAGTAATTCGTGGGGCCTCCACATGCCCTTGGTTTGTCCCGATGGTGCTGTTGTTGCATATGCATGGAAGAGACAACTTGCTGGTCAGGCTGGTGCATCTGCAGTTGATAGGACTAGGTTAGCCCTCAAGGCCTTTAATGATCAGAAACGACGATTTTTCCCACACCTTGATACCAATGCTGGTGAGGAGGGTGCTACAAAGAAACTTTGTGGTCCTCCATCAAGTGATCAAGAAGAAACTTGTGAACCGAAAACAGTGTCTGAAGTTCTGACACATCTGAAAATGGAGGTTCCAAATGTAACAACTTTCTCCTACCAGCGTTTGGATTGGTTAAAGCGGTCTACCTCATTGCCCTCTTCGACCAGTGAAAATTCTATTGAATTATCGAAagataatactttccaaagcaCGACAACGTTAAGACAAGGATCATCTGATGATGTTGTTCCAGACAAGGTTGCTATAATCGAGTTGTTGATACCTTCTGTTTTTAGAGCCATAGTATCAGTTTCCCCTGCTGGTTCATTGGATCCTGATGCTCTAGCTTTCTTCTCGCCAGATGAGGGTGGTAGCTATGTACATGCGAGGGGATTTTCTGTTCATCATGTATTTAGGTACATCACGGAGCATGCTGCTATGGCTTTACAGCATTTTACAGGTGTCGATACCGAGACAGCCTTGCTTTCTTTGCTGCTCTGGGTCTGCAGCTACCAAACTTTGTTCTCAAAAGTATGCAGCAAGTGTAGCCGGCTACTATCAATGGACAAAGAGTCTGCAATGCTACTGCCTCCTGTGTATCGCCCTTACCGGAATTTTTGTGCTGGAAAATTCTTGTCAAAGTCTGTCTCAAAAGACGACATAAGTGTGGATTCTACTCAGAGTTTTCATATCGACTGCTTTTCTGAGGAAGCATAG